TCAGCGAACGCCTCACCCTCTCACAAGGACAGACGGACTCACGTGCAGCTGGGGGCTGGTCTTCAGCCTCCCGCTCGCTCCAGATAAACTCTCTCTGAGGGCTTTTTTAGGGGAGTGTTTCCTGTGGGCTCCTGCTCACGGAGGACTGAAGCTTCAGGCTGATCCGGTCTGTTCAGGTCTCCCCGTGACCCCGAACTGCCCAGACCAACACTGCCGCTATATTTAAAGCGTGACAGCTGCTGCGCTCTGGGTCCTAATGCTGGTCACATCCATGGCTCACAGATGACACACGGGCAAGTGGAACCTGTGACAGTCCGAAAATAGACAAACAATGATGGTTTTAGTGCTGCTGTACTTTTTAGCCTTTTGGTTGTTTTTCCAGCTACTATCGTGTGTTTTGCTCATACTGGTCGTCTGAAAATGATCACCAGTGAAAGACAGAACCTGTTTCCAGTTAGTGGTCTCTCCTCGAGGAGATATTTCTAGATTGCGGATTTCTCAGTGAGGGTGGagatgaaacaaacagtgaaacaaatgTCTTTATCTGACACTCTTCATTtcgggctgcagctaatgatcaTTTTGTTTGATTAGTCTAAAAATGTAGAGATTAGTGGGAAAACAGCCATCACAAGTTTCCACAGACCGGAGACATTTTGTCCACAAGACTGCTCCAAACCCCAAAACTTTCAGTTTataatgaacaaaacaaaacgatTCATAATGTGAAAGGCAGAAAGTCCTCACCTGCTCGGTTAGCGTCGCTAGCATCGTTAGCAGGATTAGCCGCTGGAGACGCTGTTTCCTCCGCAGGTTGTCGCTGTTCAGTCAGTCGTGtcttcagagcagctttaagttaCAGGAAACGTTTCATTAACTTGTTCGGTTTCGCTGAGGTGAAAAATGCGGCCATGCTTTGGACCTGAGAGTCAGAGGGACGTGAAAAGCCTCCAGCTCGCGCTCTCTGTCCGCCATGTTTGTTTACGAGCCGCAAGTGTTCCGCCGTTTTGTGTCCGTGAGATTCTGTGACCGGAAGAGCGTTTCCTCCTTCACCGGAAACGGCTTCAGTCCACACTTTCTCATCAATTTCACGTgttgtaaaatacattttgtcatttcttcTTTATAATGTCTATTTAATTAATCTAtttattaacatgtttttctcttaaGTTCAGTTTTGGTTCccgaaacaaacaaacaaatgaaataaaacgtTTCACGTACAGGAACATCCGGAACAAACAGACCTGATGGGACTATTGTGATGCAtttcagggctttttttttttttttttcttttaagaaaGAATTGCAGTTAAATTAATTTGAATATTAAAAAGGTTTGAGTTTGCTGAAGCTACAGTTTATGTTCGCAGCAGCCACAATAACTGAAATCATTATGACACCACTGATGAGGAGACTATGACACTGACATACAAATGTAAGCAAAATCACGTGTAAAATAATCCATTATTCACAGCCCTGTATTCACCTGTTTTAGATTGCATGAGaagaaacaaaccaacaaaaaaaaccttttcttcGTCTTTCGGTTTTTAATGTGTTCAGAAAAAATAATCTGAACAACGGAAACATGAAGAGCTGTAATTTAAGATCGTATCGTCATGACACAATGGTTTTTCTGAATTAACGATACAATAAACTGTAAATTACTATCACTGATGTGCAGTTTCCATTTTCAGTTAATCTTTGTAGAAACAAAGTGAAAGCAGCATCAGTCACACGCTCACATACAGCATCAACAACACTGACgtaaagcacaaacatcaacacattctcctcttttctgaaagacaaacagaaaaatctgtcagtgatgacaaaatacaaaaacaagtgAAGGAAGTGATTTTATTGTTGGGGTTGAAAATTcatcacacatgcaaacagcgATGTTGAAGCCGTGTATCATCAATATTTTATTAGCAAACCAGAGAGAAGTTAACAAAAAAGAACCGAAGGAACTGAACaatctgtgtttctgtagtCTCTGTACAGGTCCAAATATACTACAATATGTACTATTATACAACTGGATTACATTTCATGTCATTAGTACAGCAGTCACAAAGAAAAACTTCAAGTCTGTTACAGCAGTGTCGTCTGAGCAAACTTCTTCCTTTTGATTCGTCCGAGCAGCCgacctgtttcctctctgaccGATGGCGATTCGGGTGCAGCTACCACGAGCGTGCTACGCTAACATTCCCTCTTTTTCTCAAAGTGCTGAGTCTTACATTTGTTCACCTCAATGCAAAATAAAcctcagagagcagaaaacaaaaaggctGATTCACATTTTCAGAACGAGATTTCTTTTTCCACAAAACCACAAGACGAGAAGGTCAAACTAAGCGATTATCAGGGTCGAATATGAGGATTTAAGTTAAACAAATGGAGTCTGGTGTAAAATCaacacagttaaaaataaaacagaaagaagctcaaagtaaaacaaagggatctgatgtaacacaaacagaTTTAAGGCCTGACCATCAgttcctccagcagcaccatGTGTTTCCTGAAGCAACACGGAGACGTGGAAAAACTGTTTGTTGGCAACAAAAGTGTAAACTGactttcagtcatttcagaggAATAATTCAACACTTTGGGAAACGACTGCTGATGGAcaacgtgcgtgtgtgtgtgtatgtgtgtgtgtgtgtggtgtgtgtgtgtgtgtgtctgccgtCTGCAGTCGAGCAGAAAACCACGACGTGAAGTTTTTACACTTCAGGTTAAAACGACAAACACGTTGTAGTCGGCAAGCTTCTAGCTGCAGGTACGAGGACTCTGTCACCTTtccacagagccatgctagctgtttgcccccattcccagtctttatgctaagctaagctaagaacGAGACCAGTCTGAACATCTAACTCACagtaggagggagagtgagcacatttcccaaaatgtcaaactgttccgTTAAACGAACCTTCTGAGGTTCAAATGAATCTCTGCTCTTCCTGGAGGCCTAAAAGGGATCATTGTATTTAGACACAAAGGATGCTGGGAGGTCGTTCTAAGCCTCTAATCACAGCTTCAGGGGGTCCTTCAGGTGTCGCCGTTCATCTCAGCCACAGGCCTGAGGCGTCAAACTGTTCGGCCTCTTTCGTCTTCATCGTTTGGACATTTGGGTCTGGGGGTTTGAATCGTGGACATGAGCTGCTGtcttcatcaaaaacaaaaccaggaaACAAAGCACATCTTTCTGCCTCCCAAGAACTCGCAAAATCTGTTTTATTACATcagaaaaagtaaaacaatTCCAGCTGACGAGGAGCTGAACGGCAACGCCGCAGATGTTTAAAGGGAACGTTTCAGTGTCGTCAGTTCTCGGCAGACAGAAATCCAACTCAAGACACAAGCAGCAGCTCGTTTGATAAAAcctacagccagcagagacaaagacttttatcctgctgctgcaaaacATTTTCCCGAAGAGAGCAAAGAGCCAAACAAAACTCTGAGGGCCCACAGAGGGAACGTACATCCCACGGCCAAAAGCACGAGAGCAGCCCGGCATCGCCCCGGCGAGCTGACAGCCTCCATGAGCCCGACAGCCTCCACACTCCTGCTTTCAGTCGGGAGGACAAACCAGGacacaactgttttcactttAACGTGTCATTTGATCCATAAATAGaccaaagcagctctgtgaggacaGGCTGTCCACATATTTTTGGCCGTTCGGTGTAGTTTGTAGCTGCAGGATAAAAAGTCTTTCAGGATGTTTGTTCAATCATTCATCAGAGTTTTGTTAAGAATCAGAATCGCTGATTATGACTGAGGAACAAACACGCTGCAAAATGTCACCTGACCCATGTTTGGCATGAAGCAGCTTTGTGATTGGATGGCTGCAGAGAAGTGACATAAAAAGCCAAAcgttctctgtttctctctggtGTTGTCAACGTGCTGCGAGTCCACCTTTAATGTGATTCTCAcatgtacaaataaagttttaggggtttctttttcttttgcatagGACAGAAGCCGTCAGGCCTCTTCACCAAATATCAGACCCACATAGTGTCTTTAAACTTGAACCTGGTTCATCTTTGGCCACGCTCTGATTTCTCAGTGGGGGGGTTTCCAAACATAAAGCCAACCAACCAATGAGAAGTCATCATTGTACCACACGGGCGACCAGCTTGTGATCGCCGtcatcagctctgtgtgagGGTCAGTTCAGCTGATCATGTGACCGCGTTCCTTAAACAAAtcacacttcttcttcttcaatcTCTCACTTCCCACCGGCCGACTTTAACTGCTGCTCagcaacaaacactcacagccgCAGGAGACGTCACTTCTGGAAAAACAGGGAAATAAACGATGGTTTTCCTTGACTAAAGAAACTCTTAGCAGTTTGATATTTGGGACTTCAGAAAGCCAAACGTGGAGCAGCTGATCCACtaatgttttctttgcttttagatGTGAAGCACCTCATTCAACTGGCCTGAAACTCACAATTCACTTTAACAGAAATCCTCCATAGGGGGGCGCTGTTTACTCACCGCAGctcagcagccctgcagcaccGTCACTGAGCACCTTCAGCCGTCACTCATGACAAAAAAACCTTTTCTCTCTGGAGGTTTTTCTCCGAATCATAACAGAAACTCAAAAAGCTCTCGTGTTTTACTTTGTTAGAACGATCAGCTGCTTAAATCTCACTGTCCATTTCAGAACGTACcattttgttttagtgtttcgGCTGTTCAGAAACAGTGGAAGAAAGAGAACCAGGTGGAACAGAGGCAGGACTTCGCTGTAAGACACCTGTAAAATTGTGCCACCTGCAGGTAAAGAGTGTTGCTACTatagttttctgtgtgtgaggtTTGTACAAATATGACTCCAGCTGATATgaaagacacaaactgaaacagaCTCAGCTTCCAGCTGTGAAACACACGGTGTTTGCCTCTGAAGCTTTTTCATACTTGACACTGACCTCTGCTTGCTTCTAGACGTGAATGACGCGGCGACATGTGAAGCATTTTCAGGCACTTGACCAGCAGACAAATGCGTCTAAATACTGTCATCTGTGGAAGGAGCGTACGGTCCGAGCAAACTGCTCTGCCAACGAACACTCGACAAGAAAAGAACGACTACGTTAGAGTTCAAATAATACATATAATGATTAAATATATTCAGAATAAAAGAACTAAGTAAGCCGACACCGATCATTTCTATCTGTCCTTTGCACAACAGCTGGAGCCCCGATCAATACTGATCATCACAAATCAGCAATATCGTTATCAAATATCTTTCAGAAGGAAATTTAAAGTCGGTTATGAAGGAGCTGTGAgctttctgtgtgaaaacaaactgtttgtaAATGACTTCAGATTCATCAGCAGACACGTGATGTTGCTCTGCATGAAGTCAGAAAAACAGACGTTtcagaatgtaaaaaataaaacctctctTTACCTGCAGGTGGCTCGAGCCTCACATGACAGCGGCTGCTCCTCTGCTCACCTGCGCAGGTCGCTCTGCAGCTGCGTTCAGGTGCTTCACATCAGCCATTTGGAAAACAGGAACGTTAAATGTCAGACAGTCAAGCAAACACAGATCAGAGTCGTCCCCGCCCTCGGACTGACGGACGACCGGCGAACGAGCAGGTTTCAGCGATGAAGGCGTTGACGCGTGGAGGCCGGTGCACTTTTCCCAGCGTGCACTGTGATGGAAGCATGTTTGCAGGCGTGAAGCTGCAGGCGACCGACAGCTCTCCTGCCGGCAGATTAAGACTCAGAGGATTCTTCTATCTACAGGAATGCGTCTCACACGTGAAGCCGAGCGGGTTTTCGGCCTCAGACGTCGGTGCGTTTAGAGTGAGAGGATTAGATGTCTGCAGGTGGGGCTAAAGATACAATCCTGTCACGCCACTCTGCAATATACTGTAAGACGGGCGTTCACAATACATCATCAATGAGGAGGAAACCTACGGAGGCAAAATGACGTCTCTCAGAAGCGGGAATCAATCAGGTGTTCTTTCACCTGGACAGCTGAGATGAGTGTGTGGAGTttagacacacacgcagcgaCAGGCCGACAGCGCCTTGATGTTGGTGTATCGATGATGTACCGCAGACGGCGTGTCACAATATATCACTATGTGGATTATCGTCCCGTCTGCAGAGAGGTGAGGGCGGTCGGCTCGCTCTCTAGTCATGCAGTAAAGTCAACGAAACACGATGAAGACCAAAGCTTTAGGATCCGACCTGAGGCGTTATGACCCAAAGGCGCCAGCGAGGCGGGGCGGGGGAGGGGCGGTGCTTGGGGTCAGGCGTAATCAGGAGTGATCCATGGGTTCCGTGGCGTTGTTCTGCTCGGCGTCCTgactctccatctcctccagttCCTCCGACTTCCCGTCTGGTTTGCTGGCCGCCGTCACActtgctgcagctggaggttcGTGGTGGACCGTAGACATTGGTTGGCCCGTGCCCGTCTTAGTCCCGCCTGTCTGCTCTTGGCTGGCTCCGCCCCCTGCAGCAGCggcactctgctgctgtctgaggtGGCGCTCCATGGAGGCCTGGATGGAGGACACCAtctcctgcagcttcctccGCTGCTGCTCCATCAGGCTGGGGTCCAGTCCTCGACCGTCCTTCATGGTGACGAAGCCCGGAGCCATGCGGACCAGCTCCCTGGTGGCATCCTCAGGGATGTCCGACAAGTCCGGGGGGCCTCGGGATACGCTGGCGCTCAGGTCCACACCGCTGCTGTGCTGCCGCGTGATAGGCCGGTGTTCTGGAGGGGAGGAGCCCCCGGCGCTGCCCAGAGAGTGGCCTTTACCCTGGAAGGCGGTGacgctctgcagctgctccttctTAAGGACGACGCCGCCACTGCCCAGCCGCAGGACGCCGTGGGACGGactcccctctctgctgcccCTGGTGGCTGTCTCCGACCGCAGCTGGACCAGAGCCTCCTTCACCAGCTCCTCCACATCAGGGCCGACGGGGAAGTGACCGGCGGCGTCCACGCAGAGCTCCAGACGCTCCTCCGCCGCGTTATAAACGAAGGTCTTCCCCGTCAGGTGAGGCAGCGTGCAGTGCTTCCCGTCCATCAGGCCTGAGACAGAGGATGACCACAGACTCTTCAGCACATCAACacacttcagtcatttcagtcaaattACTCGACGAATGGTGAATATTTGATCTTTCATTGTGTGATAATTACACCAACTGATCACAATCATTTCTCAAATATCTAATAAGCTAATAATCTAAGGCAGAACACATACCCATGTCTTTCTTGACTATGTTGTAGAAGACACCACCCTGCTGGAATAAGTGCGGCAGCTTCTTTGCGTACGACCAAACATCCTCacctgaaacagaaagagaggaacagtgaggaacaggaggagtgaaacaggcagacagacctTTGACACAGTCAACCTGacgaaaacaaaacatttcaaatgttcgTCATGAgactgtatgcacacacagcagagaggacgcAGGTGAGGGCAGCTCTGTGTGCTCAAAGGTTCTCCAACCTGGAGGTCGGCAGCCCCGAAATAGGCCACGACATGAATCTGAAGGGTCACaagatggaagaagaaaaagtccagcttctccagcgtgaatctcattttctctcttcatgttGTTGTCTTAACAGAACGTTCCACCCTCCCAGAGTCCAACGAGACGTCTTCAATGTCCTGTTTGTCTACCAACAGATAATCAGGTAACTCATacgagacaaagaaaagcagcatgttCTCACAGTTCAGCTTCAGAGATTAATCAATGACGGACACAGCTGGTGATTAATATTCTGTCGATTGATGAATCAACACGCTGCTTTGAGTGAAAGCTGCAGTTAGTGTCTTCTTCCTGTATTGTGTCACCACGTCTCAGAGTGTCTGAAACAACACGACTCGCCATCAAACGGAAGACGCCGCAGTAAAAATACTGCGCTGGTAAAACAGTTGCCTCAGTCTTTAAAGGGATCCTGACGTTTTCATGTGACACACCTGAATGAATTATTCATTGTTTTCTAGGGATGAACAAGACACCAAGCAGGCAAAAATCACTGAAGATGTCTCATCAGTGTTGTGATATCAGCACTTTGCTCTGAAACACATGACTGTGCACTTTCACTCAGGCTAACAggacattagcatgttagcatgtgacACTCAGCTGTGTGAACCGTCTCAGAGCTCCGTTCACAAACGCTGTGCTGAGGTTTTGTTTTGAACCAGGCTGGAGGATCACTGAACGGGAGCTAACAGGAAGTGCAGCGTCAGGCCTGCGGAGCGTTCAGAGCGCAGATGAAACCTTCCTGAATATCGACAGACGCTGACTGTTGGCAGGCAGATCTGTTTATCTGAACGCAGCCGCGACCTTTGACCCTGTTGGCAGGTGAGACGGGGAGGGGACGAGATGTCCGAGTCAGCAcattgagacacacacacacacacacacacacacacacacacacacacacacactttctggtAACAGTCAGGGCAGCTGATCAGAAACAGACCGTGATGGGCGTCACCTGCAGCCTGTGAGCTCAGCTGATACCTGCAGTTTGCTATTCATCTGCCTACAGTGACCAATCAGGAagcagtgtgcatgtgcactgtACACCTGGACGACGGcgtgaaacagcagcagtttctgGCTACATAATGAAGTGAAGACACAGCTGCTCGAGGTCAAGGTTGTGTGACCTCCAGACGTCCAGAGTTTTTCCAGTCTGCCAGGTGCAGATCAACAAGTCAACACAGTACACAGAGAGGACATGTACGCTGAAAAGACAGTCACTGTGGAAGAAATCCACGTTATTGATTAACTCGGCCTGATGAATCCTCATATTAACTTCTTTGAAATGTGAACGAGGACTCTGGATTTTGTCCCCCTTCTCTCACACTAGATGCTCATTCTGAAGGGATCTGTCTCTACACGTCCagcacaggacaggacaggacaggaggaatgattacagccAGAAAAAACTGTCTCATCAGTTCGTGTGAGCACTGAGCTATTGTTTTAGGGGGGACTGAAAGAATTAGAGCAGCTCTACAgcatcacatgaacacacacacctctgtaaACTACAGCTTCAAATACGACCACTGAGCTGAATCAGCTGTTTGAGGTGTGAGTTAAACCAAACAGTTTGATGTGACGTAACTTCTCATTCTGACTAATCGCAGGAGAACTATGGAGGTCTGTAAAGTGCTCAAACAATAAGTTCAATGACAAAATTATCAAAGTGCTAAAactatatttttaaaaatgtcagttttagaTATTCCAGCCAatgttcaaacattttcagcttgtttctgtTCAGTATCTGCTGACTGTTTCACTGATTAGTTAAATAATCAATGGACTGATcaccaatgaaaacaatcattagttgcagcgTCAGTTCAGCTGATGGAGCGACCTGCCACACGTAACCTGGATGATGTGACTCAGTTCAGGATCTGCTCTCAGAACTGAACTCGTGAGGAGGCGGGGGAGACCTCACAGGAGGCGACCTACATGTCTCACTCTTTGATTCTTACCCATCAAGGTTGctaggagacagagggaggacatcTCAAGGTCGATGCTGTCCTGGAGTTCCCGACTGCTCATCCTGCCGGACGTCACGGTGTCCTCGCTCTTCACCGAGTGCAGGGCGGAATGCGAGCTGGAGGCTCGGGGTATGGAGGCCGCGGGGCTCTTGTCCTCGGGGCCCCTCAGTATCTCCACCGTCACCCTGTCACCGTGCTGCAGCGCCACTGGCTCGTTCTCCTCGCTGTCCTTCGGGGGGACCAGCTCTTTGGGCGGGAAGCCATAGCGGATGCACTGCTGCGCCGGCGGGACGCCAAACTGGTTGGCgatgctcctctgcagctctgagaagGTGGTGTGGGCCTGCAGGGTCAGCATGGCCTGCCTGCCGTCACTGGTGGTCACACGGATCTTCTTCTCCTTATTGGAcgaagagggggaggaggattTAGTGGGCGTGGCcggagctgaagaggaagacgtTTCCGGTGATCCACCGGGGGAAGACGTCCGGCCGTGGCCCTTCTGCTCCTGCTTCAGCTTGTCAGTCCGTCGCTTCTGAGTGACGAAGGCCTGTTCGCTGATGCTCTGCTGGATGCTGCGCTCCGCTCGGCTCATCGTCAGCTCCTCTTTGTGGAGTGTCTTTGCTTTCTGACCGGTCAGAATGATCTTAGTGGGCGGCTGGGGGTCCGCCGCCTGCTGAGTCTCCGTGGTGTCAGTGAGACGTTGGACATGAGCCCCGTCGATGGACACCGGGTTGTATTCGTCCGGATTCTTCTTGGCGGTGTGATGCAGGATGGTGTTGACTACTTTCTGCACCAGGATCTCGCTGCCAAACTCCCCCGGGAAGTGCTTGGTGACCAGCTTCATGGCCACGTCGTACACGTTGCTGTTCAAAGCTGGGTCAGTCTCATACTGGAACCAGTACACAGTCTCTCTCACCACCCGACCCCCCCACTCCAGCGTGATGGGAAAGGCCTCTGGGAGGTTGTCGTACTCCTTCCCCTCCCAGAAATGCTTGAAGCCACACCCACACTTCCCACCCTGGGAGCGAGTGTTGGTTCTGTCCCCATCCAGGTAAACCACCGACCCACTGCCGTGGATGTGGCGCACCGATGTGCCGTGACACCAGTTGCAGGTGTTGAGGGAGCTCAGTTTATAATCTGGGATGAGGACGTCTCTCTGGGGGTCATATGAGCAGACCACGTTGTTGAGGGGGAAGCTGTAGTTCTTGTCCGGTCGCAGTTGGCCATGAGTGGATTTGGCCAAGTTGTAGAGCTTCCCACCAGGAACCAACCACTCCGGTGGGACATGGAGCTCAGAGAGGGCACCGCAGGTCAGGCAGCGGTGCAGTCGGTTCTCCATCACTGACTTCTTTGCTGCCTCTGTCACCTCCTCGGGCTGGATTCCAATCACACCGGTCCGTCTGTAAACATACTGGTGCACATCTGCCACCAGCGACGGGTGGATGCTGTGCTTCTCCATGAACACTTCCTCCATGGCGTTGACCAGCCGCATCAGATATTTATCCTGCAAGCTGCGGTCGCCGCCAATCACACAGCTCCCATCTGGCTCCAGCTTGATGTACTTCCTGATGAGCTCCTGAGGGACGCCCCAGGCCTTCGGCAGCAGGCGAGCCGGCAGCTTGGGCAACACAGTGTTCTTGATTCCCACCAGAGGGATGTAGTGGTTCCTGCCGGAGCTGCTCCAGGCGATGCAGATGGGTTTGTTGAGCTTCCCATCTTTCCCCCTGCACTGCTCCTCAGCCACCAGCCCGGGCAGGAAGGTGGCTGAATAATCCCCAGAGCTCCTCATTCCACTCAGGGAGTCCAGCAAGATTATAGGTCGATGGAGGACGTTGGCTAAGCCAAAGATGTGGATGTTGCGTAGTCCAAGCGGCACACCTTCAGGTGGGATGAACAGGGGGTCGCACTCATTGATGATGTCCTCCCACTCTGCAGCATCAATAAAATCTTGAAAGAGGGCTTTATAGCGGTCCAGGTTTTGCTTGAAGTTCTGTTTCAGGTTTTCTCTCAGGGCGTGCCAGAACAGTTCTCGACCCACCAGCGCTCTGGACACAGCATGGACCAGGCAGTGCCCGTCTCCATCTACATGGACTGGGATGAGACATTCTCTGTTGCTGTTGGCTTTCTTGACCTCCTCCAGAGTGTCATGGAGGTATATGAGGCTTCCTGACCTGTCCTTGCCATAGCCCATGGTGGAGACATGGTCCGGCTCAATCAGAAAAGCTCTGTCTCCCAAGAGCGAACAGTCAAACATCTCACCTTGGTTCATGTCCCTCAATAGCTTGGCTTTGCCGGTTTGTTTGTCCATGCCATACCTGGTGAGGACTGGGGACAGCAGCTTGCAGTGGTAATTAGAAAGCCCCATTACTTTCACCAGCTCCGTCCCTTTCTTcggggccccggtgacgccgAGCAGGGCGTTTCGGAGCAGATTGTGAAGCACAACATCTGGATCAGTCACTTCTTCGACATTTAACAGGTTCTTCTGTTCGTGGCGTTGACCACACTCCGTGCACTCGATGCTAATGGAGCCGTAAGCAGGGAAGAATAGCCTCGCCTGACATTTCGGGTCTGGGCAGGTACCAGACAAAATAcgcttgtcttttttctttgagcCCTGCAGCAGCGacatttctgatgaaaaaagatgaaactgTCGGTCAGCTTCACAAAATCATGATAGTCACACTCCGGCGAGGCTGTCAGACGAGCTTTGACTCTGCTAACGATAGTTATTTGCCAGAATAACACAAGAACAACACGGAAGcggctgtttttttctttagcaACTGACCGTTGCTAAACGTAACTACGTAACGACGTAAGATTGTGGGATTTGTAGTTGTACTGTGTAGCTACTTGTCAATAATAAACTTAGAAATCATAATGACTACGTTTAAACCGATTCTTATACAAACTACACTTAAATACGAGAGGAAATCTATTTAATTTAAGACACATCTATtgttaaatgattaaaataagcaacattaacattcagtTGACTACATTTACCAGAATGCAACACGCTGCAGCGACGTTTGTTGTGTCAGGAAGTCAATAAGGCAGAATCATGGCACTCTGAGCAGAATGGATTGTTTCTCAAAGTATCTCATTAAGTTGGTCCCCAAAATGTATTAAAAGCCTTGTCTGGCTCCAGGTAGTCGTACAGTTTTATGGCGCAGTGTGGTTTGTATGATTACGGGCATAAAATGAGCTGATTTTAAGATCAACGGT
The Chaetodon auriga isolate fChaAug3 chromosome 12, fChaAug3.hap1, whole genome shotgun sequence genome window above contains:
- the vcpip1 gene encoding deubiquitinating protein VCPIP1, giving the protein MSLLQGSKKKDKRILSGTCPDPKCQARLFFPAYGSISIECTECGQRHEQKNLLNVEEVTDPDVVLHNLLRNALLGVTGAPKKGTELVKVMGLSNYHCKLLSPVLTRYGMDKQTGKAKLLRDMNQGEMFDCSLLGDRAFLIEPDHVSTMGYGKDRSGSLIYLHDTLEEVKKANSNRECLIPVHVDGDGHCLVHAVSRALVGRELFWHALRENLKQNFKQNLDRYKALFQDFIDAAEWEDIINECDPLFIPPEGVPLGLRNIHIFGLANVLHRPIILLDSLSGMRSSGDYSATFLPGLVAEEQCRGKDGKLNKPICIAWSSSGRNHYIPLVGIKNTVLPKLPARLLPKAWGVPQELIRKYIKLEPDGSCVIGGDRSLQDKYLMRLVNAMEEVFMEKHSIHPSLVADVHQYVYRRTGVIGIQPEEVTEAAKKSVMENRLHRCLTCGALSELHVPPEWLVPGGKLYNLAKSTHGQLRPDKNYSFPLNNVVCSYDPQRDVLIPDYKLSSLNTCNWCHGTSVRHIHGSGSVVYLDGDRTNTRSQGGKCGCGFKHFWEGKEYDNLPEAFPITLEWGGRVVRETVYWFQYETDPALNSNVYDVAMKLVTKHFPGEFGSEILVQKVVNTILHHTAKKNPDEYNPVSIDGAHVQRLTDTTETQQAADPQPPTKIILTGQKAKTLHKEELTMSRAERSIQQSISEQAFVTQKRRTDKLKQEQKGHGRTSSPGGSPETSSSSAPATPTKSSSPSSSNKEKKIRVTTSDGRQAMLTLQAHTTFSELQRSIANQFGVPPAQQCIRYGFPPKELVPPKDSEENEPVALQHGDRVTVEILRGPEDKSPAASIPRASSSHSALHSVKSEDTVTSGRMSSRELQDSIDLEMSSLCLLATLMGEDVWSYAKKLPHLFQQGGVFYNIVKKDMGLMDGKHCTLPHLTGKTFVYNAAEERLELCVDAAGHFPVGPDVEELVKEALVQLRSETATRGSREGSPSHGVLRLGSGGVVLKKEQLQSVTAFQGKGHSLGSAGGSSPPEHRPITRQHSSGVDLSASVSRGPPDLSDIPEDATRELVRMAPGFVTMKDGRGLDPSLMEQQRRKLQEMVSSIQASMERHLRQQQSAAAAGGGASQEQTGGTKTGTGQPMSTVHHEPPAAASVTAASKPDGKSEELEEMESQDAEQNNATEPMDHS